A stretch of the Cygnus atratus isolate AKBS03 ecotype Queensland, Australia chromosome 34, CAtr_DNAZoo_HiC_assembly, whole genome shotgun sequence genome encodes the following:
- the LOC118260991 gene encoding kinesin-like protein KIF22-B, whose translation MAAEVAAAPPRRVQVCVCLRPGPPGEEPCLLPLDSHTLELREEPPSTPSRYRFDAIYGAASSTATVYEGSVRPLLSHLLAGRDVTVLAYGPSGSGKTHTMLGSEGEPGLVQRALENVLEAVGDSRRVTVACMEVYCEEMPPLPATPQSPGRPPRRTRPCSAGWRTLRTHCRRPLPGLPGGAAAAAEGLSPVGGGGRPPAGGGGPGPCPAGAQREGPGAAAGAGAPPGGAHPRLAPGARPLPHGGGPGGGARLLGGAVSPKPRR comes from the exons ATGGCGGCAGAGGTTGCGGCCG cgcccccccgcCGGGTGCAGGTCTGCGTCTGCCTGCGCCCTGGCCCCCCCGGCGAggagccctgcctgctccccctTGACTCGCACACCCTGGAGCTGCGTgaggagccccccagcaccccctcccGCTACCG CTTCGATGCCATCTACGGTGCCGCCAGCTCCACCGCCACCGTCTACGAGGGCTCCGTCCGCCCGCTGCTGTCCCACCTCCTGGCTGGCCGCGATGTCACCGTCCTCGCCTATGGGCCCAGCGGCTCCG GAAAGACGCACACCATGCTGGGCAGCGAGGGGGAGCCCGGCTTGGTGCAGCGCGCTCTCGAGAACGTGCTGGAGGCCGTCGGGGACAGCCGCCGCGTCACCGTGGCCTGCATGGAGGTGTACTGTGAGGAG ATGCCACCGTTGCCAGCAACACCCCAGAGCCCAG gtcgCCCCCCCCGGAGGACCAGGCCCTGCAGCGCTGGCTGGAGGACGCTGAGAACACACTGCAG gcgccccctccccggcctccCTGGTGGTGCTGCGGCGGCGGCAGAAG ggctgtcGCCAGTGGGAGGCGGTGGCCGCCCCCCGGCTGGAGGCGGGGGTCCGGGCCCATGTCCTGCGGGCGCTCAACGGGAGGGACCCGGCGCAGCTGCGGGGGCTGGGGCCCCGCCGGGGGGGGCGCATCCACGCCTGGCGCCAGGAGCACGGCCCCTTCCGCACG GCGGAGGACCTGGCGGCGGTGCCCGGCTTCTCGGTGGCGCAG TGTCCCCCAAGCCAAGGAGGTGA